A DNA window from Ahaetulla prasina isolate Xishuangbanna chromosome 7, ASM2864084v1, whole genome shotgun sequence contains the following coding sequences:
- the APPL2 gene encoding DCC-interacting protein 13-beta isoform X2 yields the protein MPAVDKLRLEDALQDSPQTRSLLSVFEEDAGTLTEYTNQLLQAMQRVYGAQNEMCLATQQLSKHLLAYEKQNFALGKGDEEVISTLQSFSKIVDELNVLHTELAKQLADTMVLPVIQFREKDLTVSTLKDLFSLASNEHDISMARYSRLPKKKENGKLKAEVAKEVASARRKQHLSSLQYYCALNALQYRKRIAMMEPMLGYARSQINFLKKGAEMFSKRLDGFLASVTNTVQSIQEESDAEVEAMRVSQQDLLSVGESVYTPDFDASPVINKNLIQKAGYLNLRNKTGLVTTTWDRLYFFTQGGNLMCQPRGAVAGGLIQDLDNCSVMAIDCEDRRYCFQITTPTGKPGITLQAESKKEYEEWISAINNISRQIYLTDNPEAVAIRLNQTALQAVTPITSFETKQGSHSSSQDGKCMDILNDQTVPEESAEALIPTELIAPGTPIQFDIVLPATEFLDQHRGGRRTNPFGESEDGEKEDEADSLLQHMFVVRFLGSMAVRSDHTVEVIYEAMRQVLAARAIHNIFRTTESHLLVTSNDLKLIDPQTQVTRSNFELADVTQFAAHKENKRLFGFVVCVSELSGEDGMSAYVFESNTEGEKICYAINLGKEIIEARKDPKALAQLISSMPLTNDGKFKLLNERSEEDNAIHGEEQESEA from the exons ATGCCCGCCGTCGACAAACTTCGCCTAGAAGACGCTCTGCAAGATAGTCCGCAG ACCCGCTCCTTGCTGAGTGTATTTGAAGAAGATGCAGGAACACTCACTGAGTACACCAACCAACTGCTTCAAGCAATGCAGAGAGTCTATGGGGCACAG AATGAAATGTGCCTGGCAACACAACAGCTTTCCAAGCATCTTCTTGCCTATGAAAAACAG AATTTTGCCTTGGGGAAAGGAGATGAAGAAGTAATATCTACGCTTCAGTCCTTCTCAAAAATTGTGGATGAG CTTAATGTTCTACATACTGAACTGGCAAAACAGCTTGCAGACACAATGGTTCTTCCTGTCATCCAATTTCGTGAGAAAGATCTTACAG TAAGCACTTTAAAGGATCTCTTCAGTCTTGCAAGCAATG AACATGACATTTCCATGGCCAGATACAGCAGGCTAcccaaaaagaaagagaatggaaAG CTAAAGGCTGAAGTTGCCAAAGAGGTCGCCAGTGCTCGAAGGAAGCAGCATCTGTCTTCATTACAATATTACTGTGCCTTGAATGCTTTACAGTATCGTAAAAGAATTGCTATGATGGAGCCCATGCTGGGATATGCACGTTCACAG ATTAATTTTTTGAAGAAAGGAGCAGAGATGTTTTCAAAAAGGCTGGATGGCTTTTTAGCATCAGTTACAAATACGGTGCAGAG CATCCAAGAAGAATCAGATGCTGAAGTTGAAGCCATGCGGGTATCTCAGCAAGATCTGCTTTCAGTTGGTGAATCCGTATATACACCCGATTTTGATGCTTCTCCTGTCATCAACAAAAACCTCATTCAGAAAGCAGGCTACCTAAACCTTAGAAA caAAACAGGCCTTGTGACAACCACGTGGGACAGGCTGTATTTCTTCACTCAGGGTGGAAACTTGATGTGTCAGCCCAGGGGTGCAGTCGCTGGTGGATTGATTCAAGATTTGGACAACTGCTCTGTGATGGCCATTGATTGTGAAGACCGACGTTACTGCTTTCAGATCACCACTCCAACAGGAAAACC aggCATAACCCTCCAGGCAGAAAGCAAAAAGGAATATGAGGAG TGGATAAGTGCAATCAACAACATTTCGCGACAGATCTATCTGACTGACAACCCAGAA GCAGTTGCCATTAGGTTAAATCAGACAGCACTGCAAGCTGTGACTCCAATCACGAGCTTTGAAACGAAGCAGGGTAGCCACTCCTCCAG CCAGGATGGGAAGTGCATGGATATTCTGAATGACCAGACAGTTCCAGAGGAGTCTGCTGAAGCTCTCATCCCCACGGAGTTAATTGCACCTGGAACTCCCATTCAGTTTGACATTGTGCTTCCTGCAACAGAGTTCCTAGATCAGCACAGGGGTGGAAG ACGTACCAATCCTTTTGGAGAATCTGAAGATGGCGAGAAAGAGGATGAAGCAG ATTCACTCCTGCAGCACATgtttgtagttcggtttttaggctCTATGGCTGTCAGATCTGACCATACCGTGGAGGTGATCTATGAAGCGATGCGGCAGGTGTTGGCAGCTCGGGCTATTCATAATATTTTCCGTACAACTGAATCCCATCTCTTGGTCACCAGCAATGACCTGAA ATTGATAGATCCTCAAACACAAGTTACAAGATCAAAT TTTGAACTAGCCGATGTGACACAGTTTGCTGCTCACAAGGAAAACAAGAGGCTGTTTGGGTTTGTGGTTTGTGTCTCTGAATTGTCAGGTGAAGACGGCATGAGTGCTTATGTGTTTGAGAGTAACACCGAAGGTGAAAAG
- the APPL2 gene encoding DCC-interacting protein 13-beta isoform X1 → MPAVDKLRLEDALQDSPQTRSLLSVFEEDAGTLTEYTNQLLQAMQRVYGAQNEMCLATQQLSKHLLAYEKQNFALGKGDEEVISTLQSFSKIVDELNVLHTELAKQLADTMVLPVIQFREKDLTEVSTLKDLFSLASNEHDISMARYSRLPKKKENGKLKAEVAKEVASARRKQHLSSLQYYCALNALQYRKRIAMMEPMLGYARSQINFLKKGAEMFSKRLDGFLASVTNTVQSIQEESDAEVEAMRVSQQDLLSVGESVYTPDFDASPVINKNLIQKAGYLNLRNKTGLVTTTWDRLYFFTQGGNLMCQPRGAVAGGLIQDLDNCSVMAIDCEDRRYCFQITTPTGKPGITLQAESKKEYEEWISAINNISRQIYLTDNPEAVAIRLNQTALQAVTPITSFETKQGSHSSSQDGKCMDILNDQTVPEESAEALIPTELIAPGTPIQFDIVLPATEFLDQHRGGRRTNPFGESEDGEKEDEADSLLQHMFVVRFLGSMAVRSDHTVEVIYEAMRQVLAARAIHNIFRTTESHLLVTSNDLKLIDPQTQVTRSNFELADVTQFAAHKENKRLFGFVVCVSELSGEDGMSAYVFESNTEGEKICYAINLGKEIIEARKDPKALAQLISSMPLTNDGKFKLLNERSEEDNAIHGEEQESEA, encoded by the exons ATGCCCGCCGTCGACAAACTTCGCCTAGAAGACGCTCTGCAAGATAGTCCGCAG ACCCGCTCCTTGCTGAGTGTATTTGAAGAAGATGCAGGAACACTCACTGAGTACACCAACCAACTGCTTCAAGCAATGCAGAGAGTCTATGGGGCACAG AATGAAATGTGCCTGGCAACACAACAGCTTTCCAAGCATCTTCTTGCCTATGAAAAACAG AATTTTGCCTTGGGGAAAGGAGATGAAGAAGTAATATCTACGCTTCAGTCCTTCTCAAAAATTGTGGATGAG CTTAATGTTCTACATACTGAACTGGCAAAACAGCTTGCAGACACAATGGTTCTTCCTGTCATCCAATTTCGTGAGAAAGATCTTACAG AAGTAAGCACTTTAAAGGATCTCTTCAGTCTTGCAAGCAATG AACATGACATTTCCATGGCCAGATACAGCAGGCTAcccaaaaagaaagagaatggaaAG CTAAAGGCTGAAGTTGCCAAAGAGGTCGCCAGTGCTCGAAGGAAGCAGCATCTGTCTTCATTACAATATTACTGTGCCTTGAATGCTTTACAGTATCGTAAAAGAATTGCTATGATGGAGCCCATGCTGGGATATGCACGTTCACAG ATTAATTTTTTGAAGAAAGGAGCAGAGATGTTTTCAAAAAGGCTGGATGGCTTTTTAGCATCAGTTACAAATACGGTGCAGAG CATCCAAGAAGAATCAGATGCTGAAGTTGAAGCCATGCGGGTATCTCAGCAAGATCTGCTTTCAGTTGGTGAATCCGTATATACACCCGATTTTGATGCTTCTCCTGTCATCAACAAAAACCTCATTCAGAAAGCAGGCTACCTAAACCTTAGAAA caAAACAGGCCTTGTGACAACCACGTGGGACAGGCTGTATTTCTTCACTCAGGGTGGAAACTTGATGTGTCAGCCCAGGGGTGCAGTCGCTGGTGGATTGATTCAAGATTTGGACAACTGCTCTGTGATGGCCATTGATTGTGAAGACCGACGTTACTGCTTTCAGATCACCACTCCAACAGGAAAACC aggCATAACCCTCCAGGCAGAAAGCAAAAAGGAATATGAGGAG TGGATAAGTGCAATCAACAACATTTCGCGACAGATCTATCTGACTGACAACCCAGAA GCAGTTGCCATTAGGTTAAATCAGACAGCACTGCAAGCTGTGACTCCAATCACGAGCTTTGAAACGAAGCAGGGTAGCCACTCCTCCAG CCAGGATGGGAAGTGCATGGATATTCTGAATGACCAGACAGTTCCAGAGGAGTCTGCTGAAGCTCTCATCCCCACGGAGTTAATTGCACCTGGAACTCCCATTCAGTTTGACATTGTGCTTCCTGCAACAGAGTTCCTAGATCAGCACAGGGGTGGAAG ACGTACCAATCCTTTTGGAGAATCTGAAGATGGCGAGAAAGAGGATGAAGCAG ATTCACTCCTGCAGCACATgtttgtagttcggtttttaggctCTATGGCTGTCAGATCTGACCATACCGTGGAGGTGATCTATGAAGCGATGCGGCAGGTGTTGGCAGCTCGGGCTATTCATAATATTTTCCGTACAACTGAATCCCATCTCTTGGTCACCAGCAATGACCTGAA ATTGATAGATCCTCAAACACAAGTTACAAGATCAAAT TTTGAACTAGCCGATGTGACACAGTTTGCTGCTCACAAGGAAAACAAGAGGCTGTTTGGGTTTGTGGTTTGTGTCTCTGAATTGTCAGGTGAAGACGGCATGAGTGCTTATGTGTTTGAGAGTAACACCGAAGGTGAAAAG